In Thermus islandicus DSM 21543, a genomic segment contains:
- a CDS encoding aminotransferase class I/II-fold pyridoxal phosphate-dependent enzyme — MDRVPEPSVFLVVDEAKRKAREKGVRFLDLSIGSTDLLPPRAPLEALREALEDPSTYGYCLKSGTLPFLEAACRWYEERYGVRLDPRREALALIGSQEGLAHLLLALTEPHDLLLLPEVAYPSYFGAARVASLRTFLVPLRQDGLADLKAVPEGAWREAKVLLLNYPNNPTGAVADWAYFEEALALARKHGLWLVHDNPYVDQVYDGEAPSPLALPGAKERVVELFSLSKSYNLAGFRLGFALGSEEAIGRLERVKGVIDFNAYAGILRMGVEALKTPRETTRGYAWVYRERALGMAEALRGALSLLPPRATMYLWGRLPEGVDDLEFALSLVEQGVALAPGRGFGPGGRGFVRIALVRPLEELLEAARVLRAALTP, encoded by the coding sequence ATGGATAGGGTGCCCGAGCCCTCCGTCTTCCTGGTGGTGGACGAGGCCAAGCGCAAGGCGAGGGAGAAGGGCGTAAGGTTTTTAGACCTCTCCATCGGCTCCACCGACCTCCTTCCCCCGAGGGCGCCCTTGGAAGCCCTTCGGGAGGCCCTCGAGGACCCCTCCACCTACGGCTACTGCCTGAAAAGCGGCACCCTTCCCTTCCTGGAGGCGGCCTGCCGCTGGTACGAGGAAAGGTACGGGGTGCGCCTGGACCCCAGGCGGGAGGCCCTCGCCCTCATCGGGAGCCAGGAGGGCCTCGCCCATCTCCTCCTTGCCCTCACGGAGCCCCATGACCTCCTCCTCCTTCCCGAGGTGGCCTACCCGAGCTACTTCGGGGCGGCCCGGGTGGCCTCCCTAAGGACCTTTTTGGTCCCCTTGCGCCAGGACGGCCTCGCCGACCTGAAGGCGGTGCCGGAGGGCGCGTGGCGGGAGGCCAAGGTCCTCCTCCTCAACTACCCCAACAACCCCACGGGGGCCGTGGCCGACTGGGCCTACTTTGAGGAGGCCCTGGCCCTCGCCCGGAAGCACGGCCTCTGGCTGGTCCACGACAACCCCTACGTGGACCAGGTCTATGACGGGGAGGCCCCCTCCCCCCTGGCCCTCCCCGGGGCCAAAGAGCGGGTGGTGGAGCTCTTCTCCCTCTCCAAGAGCTACAACCTGGCGGGCTTCCGCCTGGGCTTCGCCCTGGGGAGCGAGGAGGCCATCGGGCGCTTGGAGCGGGTTAAGGGGGTCATAGACTTCAACGCGTACGCGGGAATCCTCCGCATGGGGGTGGAGGCCCTGAAGACCCCCCGGGAGACCACCCGGGGCTACGCCTGGGTCTACCGGGAACGGGCCTTGGGGATGGCCGAGGCCCTTCGGGGGGCCCTAAGCCTCCTTCCCCCCAGGGCCACCATGTACCTCTGGGGGAGGCTTCCTGAGGGGGTGGACGACCTGGAGTTCGCCCTAAGCCTCGTGGAACAGGGGGTGGCCCTCGCCCCTGGGCGGGGGTTCGGGCCCGGGGGGAGAGGGTTTGTCCGCATCGCCCTGGTGCGGCCTTTGGAGGAGCTCCTCGAGGCCGCCCGGGTCCTGCGGGCGGCCCTCACCCCGTGA
- a CDS encoding CorA family divalent cation transporter, with product MVRAKRLSDGTPTEPLPTGVWVDVEAPTPEELARLQERYPLNPLALEDAREKGHWSRFEAYPEHLFLILVLEVHPSAQGNRLNRVVQALTVISVLFLPMSLWAGIYGTNFDTFTEYHWPLGRVYFWGGLALIGGSLAWWMKRRGWW from the coding sequence ATGGTGCGCGCCAAGCGCCTCTCGGACGGTACCCCCACGGAACCCCTCCCCACGGGGGTCTGGGTGGACGTGGAGGCCCCCACCCCCGAGGAGCTCGCCCGCCTCCAGGAGCGCTACCCCCTCAATCCCCTGGCCCTGGAGGACGCCCGGGAGAAGGGCCATTGGAGCCGGTTTGAGGCCTATCCCGAGCACCTTTTCCTGATCCTCGTGCTGGAGGTGCACCCTTCCGCGCAGGGCAACCGCCTCAACCGGGTGGTCCAGGCCCTCACCGTCATCTCCGTGCTCTTCCTGCCCATGAGCCTTTGGGCCGGCATCTACGGCACAAACTTTGACACCTTTACCGAGTACCACTGGCCCCTGGGGCGGGTCTACTTCTGGGGAGGCCTCGCCCTCATCGGGGGAAGCCTGGCCTGGTGGATGAAGCGCCGGGGGTGGTGGTAG
- a CDS encoding bifunctional folylpolyglutamate synthase/dihydrofolate synthase translates to MNPLSWLFARQGMFAPGLERIRGLLARLGNPEAAYPVALIGGTNGKGSTARALAAILEEAGLKVGLYTSPHLVDFSERIQVLGKPIPEGSLLALLEEVRPHAEALGASFFEIATALALLHFAREGVEFAVLEVGMGGRLDATNAAEPALSVVTNVGHDHLEVLGPTLQDVAREKAGILRKGVPALTAARGEGLWTLKAEARARETPLWVLGEDFQVEGVEALAGGLAFTLRLERTGEALRLNASLLGPHQAENLALAALSGRLLGAGWEAVARGVARAENPGRLQRLPLGGKELLLDGAHNPEGALALREALRFHGLLPAALVLGFSREKDHQGMAEALRGLGPVVLTRYASPRAQEPQALLPLFPGAWVEEDPMRALERAFGLADRVVVAGSLYLVGEVLRRLRGLPPEARWQ, encoded by the coding sequence ATGAACCCCCTCTCCTGGCTTTTCGCCCGCCAGGGGATGTTCGCCCCCGGCCTGGAGCGCATCCGAGGCCTCCTCGCCCGCCTGGGCAACCCGGAGGCCGCCTACCCCGTGGCCCTCATAGGGGGGACGAACGGCAAGGGAAGCACCGCCCGGGCCTTGGCCGCCATCCTGGAGGAGGCAGGGCTCAAGGTGGGCCTCTACACCAGCCCCCACCTGGTGGACTTCTCCGAGCGCATCCAGGTCCTGGGAAAGCCCATTCCCGAGGGAAGCCTCCTCGCCCTCCTGGAGGAGGTACGCCCCCACGCGGAGGCCTTGGGGGCGAGCTTCTTTGAGATCGCCACCGCCCTTGCCCTCCTCCACTTCGCCCGGGAGGGGGTGGAGTTCGCCGTCTTGGAGGTGGGGATGGGGGGGCGGCTGGACGCCACCAACGCCGCCGAGCCCGCGCTCTCCGTGGTGACCAACGTGGGGCACGACCACCTCGAGGTCCTGGGCCCCACCCTCCAAGATGTGGCCCGGGAGAAGGCGGGGATCCTGCGAAAGGGCGTCCCCGCCCTCACCGCCGCCCGGGGGGAGGGGCTTTGGACCCTAAAGGCGGAGGCCAGGGCCCGGGAGACGCCCCTTTGGGTTCTGGGGGAGGACTTTCAGGTAGAGGGGGTGGAGGCCTTGGCGGGGGGCCTCGCCTTCACCCTGCGCCTGGAGAGGACCGGGGAGGCCCTCAGGCTCAATGCCTCCCTCCTCGGCCCCCACCAGGCGGAAAATCTGGCCCTGGCCGCCCTTTCGGGCCGCCTCCTCGGGGCGGGCTGGGAGGCGGTGGCCCGGGGCGTGGCCCGGGCGGAAAACCCGGGGCGGCTCCAGCGCCTCCCCTTGGGCGGTAAGGAGCTTCTCCTGGACGGGGCCCACAACCCAGAAGGCGCCCTCGCCCTCCGGGAGGCCTTACGCTTCCACGGCCTCCTGCCCGCCGCCTTGGTCCTCGGCTTCAGCCGGGAGAAGGACCACCAAGGCATGGCCGAGGCCCTACGGGGCCTCGGCCCCGTGGTGCTCACCCGCTACGCCTCCCCCCGCGCCCAGGAGCCCCAGGCCCTCCTCCCCCTCTTCCCCGGGGCCTGGGTGGAGGAGGACCCCATGCGGGCCCTGGAGCGGGCCTTCGGGCTTGCGGACCGCGTGGTGGTGGCGGGAAGCCTCTACCTGGTGGGGGAGGTCCTGCGGAGGCTTAGAGGGCTTCCCCCCGAGGCGAGGTGGCAGTGA
- the perR gene encoding manganese-dependent transcriptional regulator PerR codes for MALKRLTRQRKAVLEVVQRAHHHPDAAWIYQEVRKLVPRVSLATVYRTLEALVAEGHLVPITRAGEATRYDAHLHPHLHLICEGCGAIVDLEPTLPDLMTPAQQAHPELEVRSVEVTYRGLCPRCKAALKG; via the coding sequence ATGGCGCTGAAGCGCTTGACCCGCCAGCGTAAGGCCGTCCTCGAGGTGGTGCAACGGGCCCATCACCACCCCGACGCCGCCTGGATCTACCAGGAGGTGCGCAAGCTGGTGCCCCGGGTGAGCCTGGCCACCGTCTACCGGACCCTGGAGGCCCTGGTGGCCGAAGGCCACCTGGTCCCCATCACCCGGGCGGGGGAGGCCACCCGGTACGACGCCCACCTCCACCCCCACCTGCACCTCATCTGCGAGGGGTGTGGGGCCATCGTGGACCTGGAGCCCACCCTGCCCGACCTGATGACCCCGGCCCAGCAGGCCCACCCTGAGCTGGAGGTCCGGAGCGTGGAGGTCACCTACCGGGGCCTCTGCCCCCGGTGCAAGGCCGCCCTCAAGGGCTAG